From Daphnia pulicaria isolate SC F1-1A chromosome 4, SC_F0-13Bv2, whole genome shotgun sequence, one genomic window encodes:
- the LOC124337750 gene encoding histone H2A, with amino-acid sequence MSGRGKGGKVKGKSKTRSSRAGLQFPVGRIHRMLRKGSYAERVGAGAPVYLAAVMEYLAAEVLELAGNAARDNKKTRIIPRHLQLAIRNDEELNKLLSGVTIAQGGVLPNIQAVLLPKKTDKPAKA; translated from the coding sequence ATGTCTGGTCGTGGCAAAGGAGGCAAAGTAAAGGGAAAGTCAAAGACCCGTTCCAGCAGGGCCGGACTTCAATTCCCCGTCGGTCGTATCCATCGAATGCTCCGCAAGGGATCGTACGCTGAGCGTGTCGGTGCCGGTGCCCCCGTCTACTTGGCTGCCGTCATGGAGTACTTGGCCGCTGAGGTCCTCGAGTTGGCCGGTAACGCCGCCCGTGACAACAAGAAGACCCGCATCATCCCTCGTCACTTGCAATTGGCCATCCGCAACGACGAAGAGTTGAACAAACTTCTCTCCGGTGTCACCATCGCTCAGGGTGGTGTTTTGCCCAACATCCAGGCCGTTCTCTTGCCCAAGAAGACCGACAAACCCGCCAAGGCTTAA